In Bacillus sp. DX3.1, the following proteins share a genomic window:
- the raiA gene encoding ribosome-associated translation inhibitor RaiA — protein sequence MKFNIRGENIEVTPALKDYVEKKISKLERYFDTFPEIKVNLKVYSDKQRVEVTIPFPDLLLRAEETHSDMYAAIDLVVDKIERQIRKHKTKVNRKFREKGSTKNVFILPEQPTVQEEVVEDELELVRTKRFDLKPMDVEEAILQMDMLGHNFFVFTNADTDETNVVYGRKDGKYGLIETK from the coding sequence ATGAAATTCAACATTCGTGGTGAAAATATTGAAGTAACTCCAGCATTAAAGGATTATGTAGAGAAAAAAATTAGCAAATTAGAGCGTTATTTTGATACATTTCCAGAGATTAAAGTTAACTTAAAAGTATATTCTGACAAGCAACGTGTCGAGGTAACAATCCCATTCCCGGATTTATTACTTCGTGCAGAAGAAACTCATAGCGATATGTACGCTGCAATTGATTTAGTAGTTGATAAAATTGAGCGACAAATTCGTAAACATAAAACAAAAGTAAATCGTAAATTCCGTGAAAAAGGATCTACTAAAAATGTCTTCATTCTTCCAGAGCAACCAACAGTTCAGGAGGAAGTTGTAGAGGATGAATTAGAGCTTGTGCGTACAAAACGGTTTGATTTAAAACCGATGGACGTAGAAGAAGCGATTCTACAAATGGATATGCTAGGGCATAATTTCTTCGTCTTCACTAATGCGGACACAGATGAAACTAATGTTGTATATGGCCGTAAAGATGGAAAATATGGATTAATTGAAACAAAATAA
- the cspD gene encoding cold-shock protein CspD, with amino-acid sequence MQGKVKWFNAEKGFGFIEREDGDDVFVHFSAIQQEGYKSLEEGQKVGFDIVEGARGPQAANVVKL; translated from the coding sequence ATGCAAGGAAAAGTAAAATGGTTTAATGCAGAAAAAGGTTTTGGCTTTATTGAGCGTGAAGACGGTGATGATGTTTTTGTTCATTTTTCTGCAATTCAGCAAGAAGGGTATAAGTCGTTGGAAGAGGGACAAAAAGTTGGATTTGACATTGTAGAAGGCGCGCGTGGACCACAAGCAGCGAATGTTGTGAAGTTGTAA
- a CDS encoding ComF family protein translates to MHCLLCDDIISNFASWYSFFVQAEMRYICEQCEQKLSYVIGEICDDCGRPFQALSREYREGDICRDCLRWKEDETFQPVKNRSLYAYNDWMKEVLARFKFRGDAVLVQVFAAAFVTSFQKYFSDCHHIIPIPLSAEREYERGFNQAELLAACLPIPILQTSLSRKDTEKQSKKTRIERLSQSNPFYFQKEETFAGQHILLIDDVYTTGITIRQVARCLYEAKAKTVSSLTLCRG, encoded by the coding sequence ATGCATTGTTTACTTTGTGACGATATAATTTCGAACTTTGCTAGTTGGTATTCGTTTTTTGTACAAGCAGAAATGCGTTATATATGCGAACAATGTGAACAAAAGCTTTCCTATGTAATAGGAGAAATTTGTGACGACTGTGGACGTCCCTTTCAGGCTCTTTCTCGTGAATATAGAGAAGGGGATATTTGCCGAGATTGTTTAAGATGGAAGGAAGACGAAACATTTCAACCTGTAAAAAATCGATCCCTGTATGCATACAATGATTGGATGAAAGAAGTGTTAGCCCGTTTTAAATTTCGGGGTGATGCTGTGCTCGTTCAAGTTTTTGCGGCTGCCTTTGTCACCTCGTTCCAAAAGTATTTTTCTGATTGTCATCATATTATTCCAATTCCTCTTAGTGCAGAGCGTGAATATGAACGTGGGTTTAATCAAGCGGAGTTGTTAGCCGCTTGTTTACCAATCCCGATTTTGCAAACATCTTTAAGTAGAAAAGATACGGAAAAACAAAGTAAAAAAACGCGGATAGAGAGACTTTCGCAATCGAACCCCTTTTACTTTCAGAAAGAAGAAACGTTTGCTGGACAACATATTTTACTCATTGATGATGTGTATACGACCGGGATTACAATCAGACAAGTTGCGCGGTGCTTGTATGAAGCTAAAGCCAAAACCGTTTCTAGTCTTACTCTTTGCCGGGGATAA
- a CDS encoding DEAD/DEAH box helicase, protein MLEGRQMLLEELSLSKDELDRLQRQGDVSLERGVVRKSPYYLCQRCGNSEQRLFASFLCKRCNQNCTYCRKCIMMGRVGECTVLVRGIRDLERIPVQHTLRWEGTLSQGQELAALGVTEAVRQRESFFIWAVCGAGKTEMLFYGIEEALRKGKRICIATPRTDVVLELYPRLQTVFPGIPIAALYGGSLEREKEARLVVSTTHQLLRYYRAFDVMIVDEIDAFPYSMDRTLHYAVQQASKERATRIYLTATPSDKWKRKLWNGKQKGAIIPGRYHRHPLPVPRFRWCGNWKKSLGKKRIPHVVLEWLHMCLLKQYPIFLFLPHVRYIEEVSMLLKEFDVRVEGVHAEDPRRKEKVAAFRKGDIPLLVTTTILERGVTVANLQVAVLGAEEAVFSESALVQIAGRVGRSGSAPKGDVFYFHYGKTEAMLRAKRHIQSMNKRAKKQGLID, encoded by the coding sequence ATGTTAGAAGGGCGGCAAATGCTATTAGAAGAACTTTCGTTATCAAAGGATGAACTAGATCGTTTGCAGCGGCAAGGGGATGTTTCTTTGGAAAGAGGTGTTGTACGGAAATCGCCCTACTATTTGTGTCAACGCTGCGGAAATTCGGAACAACGGTTGTTTGCTTCATTTTTATGTAAACGATGTAATCAGAATTGTACGTATTGCCGAAAATGCATCATGATGGGACGAGTGGGAGAATGCACAGTACTTGTTCGGGGCATCCGGGATTTAGAAAGAATCCCAGTGCAACATACCTTGCGGTGGGAAGGAACATTATCGCAAGGACAGGAACTGGCAGCGCTTGGCGTAACGGAGGCTGTGCGGCAAAGAGAATCATTTTTTATCTGGGCAGTGTGCGGAGCTGGTAAGACAGAGATGTTGTTTTACGGTATAGAAGAAGCGCTTCGAAAAGGCAAGCGCATATGTATTGCGACACCACGTACCGATGTTGTACTCGAACTATATCCGCGTCTTCAAACGGTTTTTCCAGGTATACCTATTGCTGCGTTATACGGTGGGAGTTTAGAACGTGAAAAGGAAGCTAGACTTGTCGTTTCCACAACGCATCAGTTGCTGCGCTATTATCGGGCATTTGATGTCATGATTGTCGATGAAATTGATGCTTTTCCCTATTCTATGGATAGGACGCTACATTATGCTGTCCAGCAAGCGAGTAAAGAGCGAGCAACTCGCATTTACTTAACAGCAACTCCATCAGATAAATGGAAACGAAAACTTTGGAATGGAAAACAAAAAGGTGCTATTATTCCAGGACGTTATCATCGTCATCCTTTACCAGTTCCTCGTTTTCGGTGGTGCGGAAATTGGAAGAAATCACTAGGGAAAAAAAGAATACCTCACGTTGTCTTAGAATGGCTCCATATGTGTCTCCTCAAGCAATATCCCATCTTTTTATTTCTTCCACATGTACGTTATATCGAAGAAGTAAGTATGCTGTTAAAAGAATTTGATGTACGAGTTGAAGGTGTTCATGCAGAAGATCCAAGGCGAAAAGAGAAAGTCGCTGCGTTTCGAAAGGGGGATATTCCATTGCTAGTAACAACGACGATTTTAGAACGTGGCGTGACAGTAGCAAATTTACAAGTTGCTGTATTAGGGGCAGAGGAAGCCGTTTTTTCAGAAAGTGCACTTGTACAAATTGCAGGTCGTGTTGGCAGAAGCGGTAGCGCACCAAAAGGCGATGTGTTCTATTTTCATTATGGGAAAACAGAGGCGATGTTACGTGCAAAAAGGCATATTCAATCTATGAATAAAAGGGCGAAGAAGCAAGGTTTGATTGACTGA
- a CDS encoding heavy-metal-associated domain-containing protein encodes MTKAVFQLEPLTCPSCIKKIESTLTKKAGVESVKVLFNLGKVKTQFDQSLTNAKNIEETIKNLGYIVISAKVA; translated from the coding sequence ATGACAAAAGCAGTATTTCAATTAGAACCATTAACATGTCCATCTTGTATTAAGAAAATTGAATCTACACTTACTAAAAAAGCTGGTGTAGAATCAGTAAAAGTATTATTTAACTTAGGCAAGGTAAAAACACAATTTGATCAATCTCTAACTAATGCAAAAAATATCGAGGAAACGATTAAAAATTTAGGTTATATTGTAATTTCAGCTAAAGTAGCTTAA
- a CDS encoding phosphomevalonate kinase codes for MIMTFSGYCVKVPGKLLIAGEYAVLEPKQQAVVMAVNRYVTAYIKPSRQNQLSLPQLGLEHITWDKYVQFNVSDSRLNFIQNSIAVVNQFLSENSVPLQSFHLIIKSELDDPLTGRKYGMGSSAAVVAAVISAMFMLYGSKISPPTLDQVFKLAALAHLKTQKNGSGVDIAASIFGGILVYSSFQPSWVLNELDQGVNLSELIEKPWPNLSIRTLTVPPQLKLCLFCKHTSRTYQSTI; via the coding sequence ATGATCATGACTTTTTCAGGATATTGTGTCAAAGTACCAGGGAAGCTGCTTATTGCCGGTGAATATGCCGTTCTTGAACCTAAACAGCAAGCTGTCGTTATGGCGGTTAACCGCTATGTTACCGCTTATATCAAACCGAGCAGACAGAATCAACTTTCCCTTCCACAGTTAGGGTTAGAACACATTACATGGGATAAATATGTTCAATTCAATGTTTCCGATTCAAGATTGAACTTTATTCAAAATTCGATTGCAGTCGTTAACCAATTTTTATCGGAAAATTCGGTTCCACTGCAGTCGTTTCATTTAATCATTAAAAGTGAACTTGATGACCCTTTAACAGGCCGAAAATATGGTATGGGATCAAGTGCGGCAGTAGTCGCAGCCGTCATTTCCGCCATGTTCATGTTGTATGGTAGCAAGATCTCCCCACCAACACTTGACCAAGTTTTTAAGCTAGCAGCACTTGCTCATTTAAAAACACAAAAAAATGGTTCCGGTGTCGATATTGCGGCGTCCATTTTTGGCGGTATACTTGTGTATTCTTCTTTTCAACCGAGTTGGGTTTTAAATGAATTAGACCAAGGAGTTAACCTAAGTGAGCTCATTGAGAAGCCGTGGCCTAATTTATCCATTCGTACATTAACCGTCCCGCCACAGCTAAAATTATGTCTTTTCTGTAAACACACTTCAAGGACGTATCAAAGTACCATTTGA
- the mvaD gene encoding diphosphomevalonate decarboxylase, translating into MKATAKAYTNIALIKYWGKRDESLFLPMNSSLSITLDKFYTITTVQFCPRLKEDLFILNKMIAGEAETLKVSQFLNRIREISGKEIHAIVQSTNKVPTASGFASSASGFAALAAAATRAIGLELGKTELSQLARQGSGSACRSIFGGYVEWKKGRNEDGTDSYGMPIEEKQNWNLSILSVFLTTEQKQVSSREGMKRTVETSPFYSSWVREAEKDLLIAKAAIKERNLKKLGQTIEANALKMHVTTLGAKPPFFYWQSATVEVMGQVQALRSSGIEAYFTIEAGPNVKVLCQPKDEQVVRDKLLSIPSVRDVYVCHPGPSVTYLPNSLS; encoded by the coding sequence ATGAAAGCGACCGCAAAAGCTTATACCAATATAGCGCTGATTAAGTACTGGGGAAAACGGGATGAGTCGCTTTTTTTACCAATGAATAGCAGCCTTTCTATTACCCTGGATAAGTTTTATACAATAACGACCGTTCAATTTTGCCCAAGGCTTAAGGAGGATCTTTTCATTCTTAATAAAATGATAGCTGGTGAGGCTGAAACCCTTAAAGTTTCTCAATTTCTAAATCGAATTAGGGAAATCTCCGGAAAAGAAATCCATGCTATCGTACAATCGACAAACAAAGTGCCGACTGCTTCAGGGTTTGCTTCCTCTGCTTCAGGTTTCGCTGCATTAGCAGCGGCAGCAACAAGAGCGATTGGCTTAGAGTTAGGTAAAACGGAGTTATCCCAACTAGCACGGCAAGGCTCAGGGTCTGCCTGCCGATCCATATTCGGAGGTTATGTAGAATGGAAAAAAGGAAGAAACGAAGATGGAACGGATTCTTATGGAATGCCTATTGAAGAGAAACAAAACTGGAACCTTAGCATTCTTTCTGTTTTTTTGACAACCGAACAAAAGCAAGTTTCAAGCCGGGAAGGAATGAAACGAACCGTAGAAACATCTCCATTTTATTCTAGTTGGGTGAGGGAAGCTGAAAAAGATTTGCTTATCGCTAAAGCTGCCATTAAGGAACGGAATTTAAAAAAACTTGGTCAGACTATCGAGGCAAATGCATTGAAAATGCATGTGACGACACTTGGTGCAAAACCGCCGTTTTTCTACTGGCAAAGTGCCACAGTAGAGGTGATGGGGCAAGTTCAAGCACTCCGAAGCTCAGGGATTGAAGCCTATTTTACGATTGAAGCCGGGCCAAATGTCAAAGTCCTTTGCCAACCAAAGGATGAGCAGGTTGTTCGTGATAAGCTTTTATCTATACCTTCTGTTCGTGACGTTTATGTGTGCCATCCAGGGCCAAGCGTCACGTACTTACCTAATTCATTAAGTTAA
- a CDS encoding chlorite dismutase family protein: MVVQFTNHLALKYTPRWNELAEQEKKAAIKEVVGLFAKYEGKVWLRGTYVTQAFQAHTDILLWMYADRFEDIQDLQLELRRSTFGKAVDSPYAFTGMTKPFEFSEHPTSFQMGIPPRDYLCFYPFIRTPEYYLLPKWEREALLRDHGLVGHAFVPGILTNAVHAFGLGDYEWLLSFETDDLGSLVDCVRSLRDCKARLYTKHEWPFIVGRHFTLEEALSQYI; this comes from the coding sequence ATGGTGGTACAATTTACAAATCATTTAGCATTGAAATATACACCACGTTGGAATGAACTTGCAGAGCAAGAGAAAAAAGCTGCGATAAAGGAAGTAGTTGGGCTATTCGCTAAGTACGAAGGAAAAGTTTGGCTGCGGGGAACTTATGTGACACAAGCTTTTCAAGCACATACCGATATTTTACTTTGGATGTATGCTGATCGTTTTGAAGATATCCAGGATTTACAATTGGAACTGCGCCGTTCTACCTTTGGAAAGGCTGTTGATAGTCCTTATGCCTTTACAGGGATGACAAAGCCGTTTGAATTCTCAGAGCACCCCACTTCCTTCCAAATGGGGATTCCGCCACGGGATTATCTTTGTTTCTACCCATTTATTCGTACTCCTGAATACTACCTGCTTCCTAAATGGGAAAGGGAGGCACTTCTGCGTGACCATGGGTTAGTAGGCCATGCATTTGTTCCAGGGATTTTAACAAATGCTGTCCACGCATTTGGATTAGGGGATTATGAGTGGCTGCTGTCGTTTGAGACAGATGACTTAGGTTCTTTGGTAGACTGTGTTCGAAGTTTAAGAGATTGTAAAGCTAGATTATATACGAAGCATGAATGGCCATTTATTGTTGGCAGACATTTTACATTAGAGGAAGCACTGTCACAGTATATTTAA
- the mvk gene encoding mevalonate kinase, translated as MITSTPKAAVGYAHSKLILVGEHAVVYGKPAIAIPFPLGVTSTIEEKAGEIMIACGHYVGPINRMPVRMQGIAACIRATLNDLKKPLNGLLIRLHSSIPIGRGLGSSAAIAIAIVKSLFSFYGQKVSQKELMALVEIAEIYAHGNPSGIDMAAASSELPIWFKNGKEIIPLNVGSPLSIVVADSGRIGNTHTAVKKVREKFLLEPEKMQRSLERIERITLEANGALADGNSYLLGRLLNLNHAELITLGVSDDGLNRLVEAARSAGGLGAKLTGSGLGGCVITLAPNLEHAKVIADVLMKAGANKTWYFSTDSRFC; from the coding sequence ATGATTACATCTACGCCTAAAGCAGCAGTGGGTTATGCACATAGTAAATTGATTTTAGTTGGCGAACATGCAGTTGTCTACGGAAAGCCTGCGATTGCCATTCCCTTTCCACTGGGGGTAACGTCTACCATTGAAGAGAAAGCAGGGGAGATTATGATTGCCTGTGGTCATTACGTTGGTCCTATTAACAGAATGCCAGTGAGAATGCAAGGTATCGCTGCTTGTATCAGAGCAACGTTGAATGATTTGAAAAAACCTCTTAATGGATTATTGATTCGACTTCATTCATCAATACCGATAGGTCGGGGCTTAGGATCTAGTGCAGCGATTGCCATCGCCATTGTAAAAAGTTTATTCTCTTTTTATGGACAAAAGGTTTCACAAAAGGAATTAATGGCGCTTGTTGAAATCGCGGAGATTTATGCCCATGGAAATCCCAGTGGAATTGATATGGCTGCAGCATCGAGTGAATTACCGATTTGGTTTAAAAACGGAAAAGAGATAATTCCGCTAAACGTAGGCTCGCCCCTTAGTATCGTTGTAGCTGATTCTGGTCGGATCGGGAACACACATACTGCTGTTAAAAAAGTGAGGGAGAAATTTCTCTTAGAGCCGGAAAAAATGCAAAGGTCACTGGAACGGATTGAGAGAATTACACTGGAAGCGAACGGTGCTCTTGCGGATGGGAATTCCTATTTACTTGGCAGATTATTAAATTTAAACCATGCAGAACTCATTACACTTGGTGTTAGCGATGATGGTCTTAATCGATTGGTTGAGGCTGCCCGAAGTGCGGGCGGACTAGGAGCTAAATTGACAGGTAGCGGCCTCGGGGGCTGTGTAATTACCCTCGCCCCTAATCTTGAGCATGCAAAAGTCATTGCTGATGTATTAATGAAGGCAGGTGCGAACAAAACCTGGTATTTTTCAACCGATTCTCGTTTTTGTTAG
- a CDS encoding ATP-binding protein, which translates to MRRILDMTKTLFGVNEMNLNREIIKAEPCKNCGRELKTYRVKLVGGPNKGKCTAVTEECSCYLAKQALETTIRTKIKYFKELSTINHSLINATLQNYSPHNDSQSHAVKRAIEFIEQLAQNKIARAIYYGESGLGKSHLSVGISKIVETKLQKTCLFLEVPTLKHMIKSSWSKDSVFTELEIMRAIAEVDLLILDDLGAEGDTPWTKELLFTILNSRLSKSLLVTTNLEIEDIYLEYGPKITDRLIQGMSKQNIIKIQGRHSYRLKELLEDDW; encoded by the coding sequence ATGAGACGAATTTTAGATATGACAAAAACACTTTTCGGTGTAAACGAGATGAACTTAAACAGAGAAATTATAAAGGCTGAACCATGTAAGAATTGCGGTCGAGAGCTTAAAACCTACAGAGTGAAGCTAGTGGGCGGTCCGAATAAAGGTAAATGTACTGCCGTAACAGAGGAATGCAGTTGCTATTTAGCAAAACAAGCATTAGAAACGACTATAAGGACAAAAATTAAATATTTTAAAGAGCTATCCACAATTAATCATTCTTTAATAAATGCAACCTTGCAAAATTACTCTCCTCATAACGATTCTCAATCTCACGCAGTTAAAAGAGCCATTGAGTTCATTGAACAATTAGCTCAAAATAAAATAGCTCGTGCCATTTATTATGGAGAATCAGGGTTAGGAAAGTCACACTTGTCAGTGGGAATAAGCAAGATTGTCGAAACGAAATTACAAAAAACTTGTTTATTTTTAGAAGTTCCAACACTAAAACATATGATTAAGTCTTCTTGGTCAAAAGATAGTGTTTTTACAGAATTAGAAATCATGCGGGCAATTGCTGAAGTTGACTTGTTAATACTTGATGATTTAGGAGCAGAGGGGGACACACCATGGACGAAGGAATTATTGTTCACTATCCTCAATTCTAGATTATCAAAAAGTCTTCTTGTGACAACCAATCTGGAGATCGAAGACATATATTTGGAATATGGGCCTAAAATTACGGACCGTTTAATCCAAGGTATGTCAAAACAGAACATTATAAAAATACAAGGTAGGCATAGCTATCGTTTGAAAGAACTGTTAGAGGATGATTGGTAG
- a CDS encoding hydroxymethylglutaryl-CoA reductase, degradative translates to MKKEYLNKFYKKNRVERIEGLALAKVISKEDAMLLKDGLQLPAEVADHMIENQIATYELPLGVALHFLIDQKEYVVPMAVEEPSVIAAASSAAKIINQAGGFQTSIQKRTMIGQVALKDIPNMTYAQKILIEHKVDIIRKANEAHPSIVKRGGGAKEVMIRPIAADEKANTPSFLVVHLHIETMEAMGANIINTMVEAIKPYLEELTNGTALIGILSNYATECLASASCHIPVSLLKKGDYSGEEVRDRIIEACQFAIVDPYRAVTHNKGIMNGIDPVVLASRNDWRAIEAGAHAYAARSGQYRSLSTWSKAENGNLMGTLTIPLPIGAVGGSINIHPAAQFSKQLLGYQNAKELESIIVSVGLGQNFSALKALVTEGIQKGHMGLQAKSLAINAGAKGKEIDYVSEKLKQKKDMDLATAKEILKQLKSYD, encoded by the coding sequence ATGAAGAAAGAATATTTAAATAAATTCTATAAAAAAAATCGTGTTGAGAGAATTGAGGGATTAGCTTTAGCTAAAGTTATCTCTAAAGAAGATGCTATGCTCTTAAAAGATGGATTACAACTACCCGCAGAAGTTGCTGATCATATGATTGAAAATCAAATTGCAACTTATGAACTGCCGCTCGGTGTAGCTTTACATTTTTTAATTGATCAAAAGGAATATGTTGTACCAATGGCTGTCGAGGAACCTTCAGTCATTGCAGCAGCTAGTTCCGCGGCTAAAATTATTAATCAAGCAGGCGGCTTTCAAACAAGCATTCAAAAACGCACCATGATTGGGCAGGTAGCTTTAAAGGATATTCCAAATATGACATATGCTCAAAAAATATTAATAGAACACAAAGTAGACATTATACGAAAAGCAAATGAAGCACACCCTTCCATTGTAAAACGAGGCGGCGGGGCAAAAGAGGTCATGATTCGACCTATTGCCGCAGATGAAAAAGCAAATACGCCTTCCTTTTTAGTCGTCCATCTTCATATTGAAACCATGGAAGCAATGGGGGCGAATATCATTAACACAATGGTTGAAGCCATTAAACCCTATCTGGAGGAATTAACAAATGGAACGGCCTTAATAGGGATTCTCTCCAACTATGCAACAGAATGTTTAGCCTCGGCGAGCTGTCATATTCCTGTTTCTTTACTGAAAAAAGGAGACTATTCTGGCGAAGAGGTGCGTGACCGGATTATTGAAGCTTGCCAATTTGCTATTGTTGATCCATACAGGGCTGTCACCCATAACAAAGGAATTATGAATGGGATTGACCCAGTCGTTTTGGCGTCGAGAAACGATTGGCGAGCTATTGAGGCTGGAGCTCATGCCTATGCTGCACGGTCTGGACAATACCGTTCCCTATCAACTTGGAGTAAGGCAGAAAACGGAAACTTAATGGGCACTCTGACCATTCCCTTGCCAATTGGTGCCGTTGGTGGTTCCATTAACATCCATCCTGCTGCCCAATTTAGCAAGCAACTGTTAGGCTACCAAAATGCGAAAGAATTAGAATCAATTATTGTTTCAGTTGGACTCGGACAAAATTTTTCAGCCCTTAAAGCACTTGTAACCGAAGGAATCCAAAAAGGACATATGGGTCTTCAAGCAAAATCTCTTGCTATTAATGCCGGAGCTAAAGGTAAGGAAATCGACTATGTTTCGGAAAAATTAAAACAAAAAAAAGACATGGACTTAGCTACTGCAAAAGAAATTTTAAAGCAACTAAAATCATACGACTAA
- a CDS encoding hydroxymethylglutaryl-CoA synthase, with the protein MKIGIDKISFYTPHLYVDMNKLAVARDEEPEKITIGIGQEKMAVPPITQDAVTLAANAALEILDEDDKTKIDFVIFATESDIDNSKAGAIYVHHLLGLNPNARSIEVKEACYGATAGIQMAKGHIALNPESKVLVLGSDISKYGLGTSGEVTQGAGAVAILMSANPRIMTIEDSSAYYTEDVMDFWRPIYSDTAFVQGEYSVKQYIAFFQNVWGQYKKKTGFELKNFESICFHLPYTKMGLKALRTVIDEGTDADRERLLVNFEISKSYNKVVGNIYTGALYLSLLSLLELNTDIEAGSRIGLYSYGSGSVGEFFSGILQPHYRDALHTDQHAKLLSERREVSISEYEEMFQETLPVDGSSVTLPIEKDSAVICLAGINEHMRQYVNKNN; encoded by the coding sequence TTGAAAATAGGAATTGATAAAATCAGCTTTTATACTCCACATCTGTATGTTGATATGAATAAGTTAGCTGTTGCAAGAGATGAGGAACCAGAAAAAATCACCATTGGTATTGGACAGGAAAAAATGGCTGTTCCTCCTATTACACAGGATGCAGTTACTTTAGCGGCTAACGCAGCATTGGAAATTTTGGATGAAGATGATAAGACGAAAATTGATTTTGTCATTTTTGCTACGGAATCGGACATTGACAATTCAAAAGCAGGAGCCATTTATGTTCATCATTTATTAGGATTAAATCCTAATGCACGCTCGATTGAAGTAAAGGAAGCTTGCTATGGGGCTACAGCTGGCATCCAAATGGCAAAAGGGCATATTGCATTAAATCCGGAAAGTAAAGTGCTGGTTCTGGGTTCGGATATTTCCAAATATGGCTTAGGAACATCTGGAGAAGTTACCCAAGGAGCCGGAGCTGTTGCAATTTTAATGAGTGCCAATCCGAGGATCATGACTATAGAAGATTCAAGTGCGTATTATACAGAAGATGTTATGGACTTTTGGCGTCCTATATACTCTGATACGGCTTTTGTCCAAGGCGAGTATTCTGTTAAACAATACATTGCCTTTTTCCAAAATGTTTGGGGGCAGTATAAGAAGAAAACAGGGTTCGAATTAAAAAATTTTGAATCTATTTGTTTCCATTTGCCTTATACAAAAATGGGCTTGAAAGCATTAAGAACAGTAATTGACGAGGGAACGGATGCAGATCGAGAACGACTATTAGTCAACTTTGAAATCAGCAAGAGTTATAACAAGGTTGTTGGCAACATTTATACAGGTGCTTTGTACTTGAGTCTGCTCTCTTTACTTGAATTAAATACAGACATCGAAGCGGGTTCAAGAATTGGCCTATACAGCTATGGCTCAGGGTCGGTTGGCGAGTTCTTTTCTGGCATTCTACAGCCTCATTATCGGGATGCTTTACACACTGATCAACATGCGAAATTATTGTCAGAACGTAGAGAAGTCAGCATTTCTGAGTACGAAGAAATGTTCCAAGAAACTTTGCCTGTTGATGGTTCAAGTGTGACATTGCCTATTGAAAAAGATTCAGCTGTGATTTGCTTGGCAGGGATAAATGAGCATATGCGTCAGTATGTGAATAAAAACAATTAA